From the genome of Ignavibacteria bacterium, one region includes:
- a CDS encoding PAS domain S-box protein, translating into MSKKQTEPTPKNTLLIIFIIFTLVILGLEYFLYYFESNRIVDEEIKNLSSVAMTEENNVINWYNDFKEKAVLYKSSTLFRKTFISLVQDPDNASNQQYAAEFLRLEVNEKHFVGAFVCDSTGEKIYNLGTLKYSLRPKTKNDLYKIDSETPSHISEMDLLYDEKTEYFVPYLEFVIGIFPSDETYSRPIGYVVFLINPREDLFKLLNTWVKQKSTSESMIIGIDGDEIVYLNDLRYVQNSVLRLKAKIGVEQIPGKRISTAQKGVYEGLDYRGEKVLAYTTFIPQMNWYLVVKVDKIEILANANKILYLLSGSIVLILFLIIIILGVLWKREGIETLKKDLEVQRTQAMLSQKYQIVSKYANDAFLLINKNGQIAEANDKAVEMYGYTHQELKNMPVMLLRSPEVRDELPAVMESIKRSGGLVYETVHQHKNGTRFHVEISAKIIAIDGEIFFVGIYRNIEDRKRVENELKESEKKFHSLFEQAHDAILILRKDEIIDCNNKALELFNLKKDTVINKKIIDLSVPTQPDGVNSRESFPEKLQKTMRGQSVLFDWQFNRKHSGHFDSEVSLNTVTIKGETFIQTIIRDVTEKRKSLEMMKKLTNAFQNTAEMMLITDTKGVIEYANPAFEKVTGYSAEEVIGKTPAILKSDQQSPEFYKDLWETILAGNSWHGILVNKKKNKQLYTEEMIISPIRNEKNAIISFVAVKKDVSERIKGEEEVKRARFKAEESDRIKSNFLSMMSHEVRTPLNVILGFLDIIKNAVNKEAFPEKDHFFDMINRNSKRLMTLINDIIDVSRIESNEMKLTLSNQSLHKLLANITSEFELSAQAKGLKLVDDINKIEDVFVRVDDTRFQQVLSNLLTNAIKFTLKGKITVSAKTAGSNVHIFVKDTGIGIPPEFRPHLFEFFRQADEGYNRNYEGAGLGLAISYKLVKLMNGDMKVDSEVGKGSTFTITFPIVDESTAIEEEVKELELAEKEKIASAEPTVLIVEDNQDNSYFVEVILHKLGIRYYSVPGANEAFDYLKQYKFDLILMDISLITGMNGEEAFKVIRSNKAYEHIPIIAMTAHAMLGDRDHFISVGFDDYISKPFTVEQLTEMLFKFLREGLEQTA; encoded by the coding sequence ATGAGCAAAAAACAAACAGAACCGACACCGAAAAATACACTTCTAATTATTTTCATCATATTCACCTTAGTTATTTTAGGTTTAGAGTACTTTCTCTATTATTTTGAAAGCAACAGAATAGTTGATGAAGAGATTAAGAACCTCAGTTCAGTTGCCATGACTGAGGAGAACAACGTTATTAATTGGTATAATGACTTTAAAGAAAAAGCTGTATTATATAAATCATCAACTCTTTTCAGAAAAACTTTTATTTCACTTGTTCAGGATCCCGACAATGCTTCAAATCAGCAATATGCGGCTGAGTTTCTAAGATTAGAAGTCAATGAAAAGCATTTTGTCGGAGCATTTGTTTGCGATAGTACTGGCGAAAAGATTTATAATCTCGGAACATTAAAATATTCTCTACGACCAAAAACCAAGAATGATTTATATAAGATCGACAGTGAAACTCCTTCACACATCTCTGAAATGGATTTGCTGTATGACGAAAAAACTGAATATTTTGTTCCATATCTTGAATTTGTAATTGGTATTTTTCCTTCAGATGAAACCTATTCTCGACCGATCGGTTATGTAGTCTTTTTGATAAATCCGAGAGAGGATTTATTTAAACTGCTTAACACGTGGGTAAAACAAAAAAGTACATCAGAATCTATGATAATTGGAATTGATGGTGATGAGATTGTTTATCTAAACGATTTGCGATATGTTCAAAATTCTGTTCTAAGGTTGAAAGCCAAAATTGGAGTTGAACAAATTCCCGGCAAAAGGATATCAACTGCACAAAAAGGAGTATATGAGGGATTGGATTATAGGGGTGAAAAAGTTTTAGCATATACTACCTTTATCCCGCAAATGAACTGGTATTTAGTAGTCAAAGTAGACAAAATAGAAATCCTGGCGAATGCTAATAAGATTTTGTATTTACTTTCTGGCAGTATTGTACTGATTTTATTTCTTATCATAATTATCCTTGGAGTTTTATGGAAAAGAGAAGGAATTGAGACTCTGAAAAAAGATCTTGAGGTTCAAAGAACTCAAGCAATGCTATCACAAAAATACCAGATTGTAAGTAAGTATGCCAACGACGCTTTTCTTCTAATCAACAAAAATGGACAAATTGCTGAAGCTAATGATAAAGCAGTTGAAATGTATGGTTACACTCATCAAGAGTTAAAGAATATGCCTGTAATGCTTTTACGCAGCCCTGAAGTGCGAGATGAACTCCCCGCAGTAATGGAAAGCATAAAACGCAGCGGCGGATTAGTTTATGAAACCGTGCATCAGCATAAAAATGGTACCAGATTCCATGTAGAAATTTCCGCAAAGATCATTGCGATTGATGGTGAGATTTTCTTTGTTGGAATTTACAGAAATATTGAAGATCGAAAGAGAGTTGAAAACGAATTAAAAGAATCTGAAAAGAAATTTCATTCATTATTTGAGCAGGCTCACGATGCTATATTAATTTTACGTAAGGACGAGATTATTGATTGCAATAATAAAGCATTAGAATTATTCAATCTGAAAAAAGATACTGTTATCAATAAAAAAATTATTGATTTATCAGTTCCAACACAACCAGATGGAGTAAATTCTCGCGAATCTTTTCCAGAGAAACTTCAAAAAACAATGCGTGGTCAATCTGTCCTATTTGACTGGCAATTCAATCGAAAACACTCCGGCCATTTCGATTCAGAAGTAAGCTTGAATACTGTAACAATAAAAGGGGAGACCTTTATTCAAACAATAATCAGGGATGTGACTGAAAAGAGAAAATCTCTTGAAATGATGAAAAAACTCACCAATGCATTTCAAAATACTGCAGAAATGATGTTGATTACAGATACTAAAGGTGTTATTGAATATGCAAATCCGGCTTTTGAAAAAGTTACTGGTTATTCAGCTGAAGAGGTTATAGGTAAAACTCCTGCAATTCTTAAATCGGATCAACAGTCACCCGAGTTTTATAAAGACCTATGGGAAACGATCCTTGCTGGCAATTCATGGCATGGTATTCTTGTTAATAAGAAAAAAAATAAACAACTCTATACGGAGGAGATGATTATTTCTCCCATTAGGAATGAGAAGAATGCAATAATTTCCTTCGTTGCTGTAAAGAAAGATGTCTCAGAAAGAATCAAGGGTGAAGAAGAAGTTAAACGTGCTCGCTTCAAAGCGGAAGAGTCCGACAGAATAAAAAGTAATTTCCTTAGCATGATGTCACATGAAGTGAGAACTCCGCTGAATGTTATATTAGGTTTTCTTGACATTATAAAAAATGCTGTCAACAAAGAGGCTTTTCCAGAAAAAGATCATTTCTTCGATATGATCAATCGAAACAGTAAGAGATTAATGACATTGATTAACGACATTATTGATGTTTCGAGAATTGAATCCAATGAGATGAAGCTGACACTTTCAAATCAAAGCCTCCATAAGTTACTTGCTAATATTACATCTGAATTTGAACTCTCTGCTCAGGCAAAAGGTCTTAAGCTCGTTGATGACATCAATAAAATTGAAGATGTATTCGTTCGTGTAGACGATACTAGATTCCAGCAGGTCTTATCCAATCTATTAACAAATGCAATTAAATTCACATTAAAAGGTAAAATAACTGTTTCAGCGAAAACTGCAGGCAGCAACGTCCATATTTTTGTTAAAGATACAGGGATAGGTATTCCCCCTGAATTTCGTCCACATCTATTCGAATTTTTCCGGCAAGCAGATGAAGGTTACAACCGCAACTATGAAGGCGCAGGCTTGGGATTAGCAATTTCTTATAAGCTTGTAAAACTTATGAACGGAGATATGAAAGTTGACAGTGAAGTCGGAAAAGGTTCTACATTCACAATTACTTTCCCAATTGTTGATGAATCAACCGCAATAGAAGAAGAAGTAAAAGAACTTGAACTCGCTGAAAAAGAAAAAATTGCCTCTGCAGAGCCCACAGTGCTTATCGTCGAAGATAACCAAGATAACAGCTACTTTGTAGAAGTCATATTGCACAAGTTAGGAATTCGATATTATTCTGTACCTGGAGCTAATGAAGCATTTGATTATTTAAAACAGTATAAGTTTGATTTAATTTTGATGGACATTAGTCTAATCACTGGCATGAATGGAGAGGAAGCATTCAAGGTGATCAGAAGCAATAAAGCATATGAACATATTCCTATTATTGCAATGACCGCACATGCGATGTTAGGTGATCGAGACCATTTTATTTCAGTTGGATTCGATGATTATATTTCGAAACCATTTACAGTTGAACAACTAACTGAAATGCTTTTCAAATTCTTGCGAGAAGGTTTAGAACAAACCGCGTAA
- a CDS encoding GAF domain-containing sensor histidine kinase, with amino-acid sequence MKYNDFISMQKMNAPRIRIDSERDFKLENIEMILNILKRINHSLVLNDVLNLVMMNAVKIAKAERGFLLLLDDNNDLIYRIGLNIEGEAVPESAFEISRSVVNDSFKYGESICVENALSDQSFHSRQSILNLELQTVLCTPLIANNEKIGVIYVDSKKLQAINKEEVIKVFEILAGHAAIAIRNAKLYEELNGAFNEVQSLHERLIKSERIVLKKELNTEIGYEVQNLVHLALLENDSILRKLQKIPSDVPMHPDDLQELVQKVYVATESVRKIQRFSQTLISSTRLESKKELRDLNITVRSVIQNVKQLNKFKKADFILNLEKVPLVGYDAEQIEQVLVNLLNNSIEKRDDATIKISTLNDEEFSQIVIKIHDNGPGISHDLAKDIFTPKVHKKVNGKGYGLIMAKKIIDNHNGKISCISENGRGATIYFSLPVN; translated from the coding sequence ATGAAATACAACGATTTCATATCGATGCAAAAGATGAATGCTCCTCGAATCAGAATAGATTCGGAGAGAGACTTCAAACTTGAAAATATTGAGATGATTCTCAATATACTTAAGAGAATAAATCATTCTCTTGTATTGAATGACGTTCTAAATCTTGTTATGATGAATGCGGTTAAAATTGCGAAAGCTGAACGGGGATTCCTATTATTGCTTGATGATAACAACGATCTAATTTACAGGATCGGCTTAAATATCGAAGGGGAAGCTGTTCCAGAATCAGCATTTGAAATCAGCCGAAGCGTTGTGAATGATTCATTCAAATATGGTGAATCAATTTGTGTTGAAAATGCTCTCAGTGATCAAAGTTTTCACTCCAGACAAAGTATTTTGAACCTTGAACTTCAAACTGTTTTGTGCACTCCGTTGATTGCTAACAATGAAAAAATAGGTGTAATTTACGTTGACAGCAAGAAATTACAGGCAATTAATAAAGAGGAAGTAATAAAAGTATTTGAAATTTTAGCTGGACATGCTGCAATTGCAATCAGGAATGCAAAACTTTATGAAGAATTAAATGGAGCCTTCAATGAAGTGCAATCACTTCACGAACGTCTCATAAAATCGGAAAGAATTGTTCTTAAGAAAGAATTGAATACTGAAATAGGATACGAAGTTCAGAATTTAGTTCATTTAGCATTGCTTGAGAACGATAGTATCTTAAGAAAACTTCAGAAGATTCCTTCTGATGTACCTATGCACCCGGATGATTTACAGGAACTTGTTCAAAAGGTTTATGTTGCAACGGAAAGCGTGAGAAAGATTCAACGATTCTCGCAAACATTAATTTCAAGTACGAGATTAGAATCAAAAAAAGAATTGCGTGATTTAAACATTACGGTTCGATCTGTTATTCAAAATGTTAAGCAATTGAATAAATTTAAAAAAGCTGATTTTATTTTGAATTTAGAGAAAGTCCCATTGGTCGGGTATGATGCCGAACAAATTGAACAGGTCCTTGTAAATTTATTAAATAACTCGATTGAAAAACGTGATGATGCCACAATTAAAATTTCCACACTTAATGATGAGGAATTCAGTCAAATCGTTATAAAGATTCATGATAATGGCCCTGGGATATCCCACGATTTGGCAAAAGATATCTTCACTCCAAAAGTCCATAAAAAAGTAAATGGTAAGGGATATGGATTGATCATGGCAAAAAAGATAATCGATAATCATAATGGAAAGATTTCTTGTATTTCAGAAAATGGTCGTGGGGCTACGATTTATTTTTCCCTGCCAGTAAATTAA
- a CDS encoding CBS domain-containing protein — translation FFFFKPIATGFTIGSGGNGGTFAPSLFTGAMLGGSFGQIANYLFPEISAPAGAYALVGMAAVVAGVVHAPITALIMVFEMTNNYTVILPLMLSIIVSLAVSKSISRGSLYTIKFEREGKILDIFGRKIRILKNIKVLELIEKDIDVVYDYYNFNQIIEVFKKSKLNSILVKNSGGKLIGQIFFQDIRDVILEEETRDITNFIIARDFMTTIAAIATPNQNCEEALGMMENNDLDGLPVISEQSDELIGIILKDAILSRYQKEILIQPSEPTLPVD, via the coding sequence TTTTTTTTCTTTAAGCCTATAGCAACGGGATTCACAATTGGTTCAGGAGGAAATGGCGGAACGTTTGCACCGAGCTTGTTTACCGGTGCAATGCTTGGCGGCTCTTTTGGACAAATCGCGAATTATCTCTTTCCTGAAATTAGTGCACCAGCAGGCGCTTATGCATTAGTTGGGATGGCTGCTGTGGTTGCTGGTGTAGTTCACGCCCCAATAACTGCATTAATAATGGTTTTTGAGATGACTAACAATTACACCGTCATATTACCCTTGATGCTCTCAATTATCGTCTCATTGGCTGTATCGAAGTCAATTTCAAGAGGTTCGTTGTATACAATTAAATTTGAACGTGAGGGAAAAATTCTCGATATCTTCGGAAGAAAAATACGGATTCTTAAAAATATAAAAGTCCTCGAGTTGATTGAAAAGGATATCGATGTAGTTTACGACTATTACAACTTCAACCAAATTATAGAGGTCTTCAAAAAATCTAAGTTGAATTCTATTTTAGTTAAGAATAGCGGAGGAAAATTAATTGGGCAAATATTTTTTCAAGATATTAGAGATGTCATTCTTGAGGAAGAAACAAGGGATATTACGAACTTTATTATTGCAAGGGATTTTATGACTACCATTGCTGCAATTGCTACACCAAATCAAAACTGCGAAGAGGCACTTGGTATGATGGAAAATAATGACCTTGATGGTTTGCCTGTAATATCTGAACAGAGTGATGAATTAATTGGGATTATCCTGAAAGATGCAATACTCAGTAGATATCAAAAAGAAATTCTTATTCAGCCGAGCGAACCGACGTTGCCAGTTGATTAA
- a CDS encoding PAS domain S-box protein, translated as MNKNLINTHRNFFLFLILICALLFLGYTIYSVETQKIISSEVDNLETFSASEEGVVLKWHEEIIEQGRQFHSSKIISNLFSEYLKNPSNHILHLNISDFLKSQTRNKKVLTGFVTDVNLKTLLKINGYRFQPTENTIAAIKKNTLSDFVYLSEPQLHTETNTPYQELVIAIDDHSAKSKIIAGYLILIINLREGLFRELNKNNIARSSYESILLKKKKDELTYINDVKYVPNFALRLNTKVGAEEIPGKRIAHYEKGTIEGIDYRGEKVIAYISYLPSLDWYLVVKVDKREILTETNKVFYISAGSVVLALVLFGIIFGTIWRKEKIEQLQKELELQLDKAVLSQKYETLSKLANDAIILIDDNLKIVEANDKAFEMYGFSQIELEKLPLISIHAMEVRSRVQEVLKKIRTENGYVYETIHINNRGDSFFVEVSARYIEINSKEYLMQICRNVEERKKIELELRNAKAKAEESDKLKGNFLSMISHEVRTPLNIILGVIDILNLTVNKAILPSRDNLFEMVQRNSKRLITLISDMIDISRIQSNDLSLNFEIRNAETILMELRTEFEADAKMKGIQIIERFNAPENFIRIDVERFYQALRNIISNAIKFTQRGGITLITENYKDEIHISIKDTGIGIAPEFKNSLFKFFRQAEEGYGRNYEGAGLGLAIAKKFLEMMNGRIEVQSEVNVGSTFTIILPKVKSEFLSKFQDNGSAEVVSKNSVLKPSVLIVDSKKESAFTLEIIMNKLGVDYYVLPEATSIFQFIKDKNIDALFMNLNYHGNIGYEKIVESIRMDLNLIDLPIIAIADGPVNGSRERLLACGFSSIIHKPFTMETISKVLYKYISKDLTHS; from the coding sequence ATGAACAAAAATCTCATTAATACACATAGAAATTTCTTTCTGTTTCTGATTCTGATTTGTGCATTGCTGTTTTTGGGATACACAATTTACAGCGTCGAGACTCAAAAGATTATCAGTTCGGAAGTTGATAATCTTGAAACATTCTCGGCTTCAGAAGAGGGTGTTGTTTTAAAATGGCATGAAGAAATCATTGAACAAGGAAGGCAATTTCATTCATCAAAAATTATTTCGAACTTATTTTCTGAGTATCTAAAAAATCCATCGAATCACATTTTACATTTGAACATCTCAGATTTTCTCAAATCACAAACAAGAAATAAAAAAGTTCTTACCGGTTTTGTTACGGATGTTAATCTAAAGACATTACTGAAAATTAATGGATATCGTTTTCAGCCAACTGAAAATACAATAGCGGCAATTAAAAAGAATACTCTGAGTGATTTCGTTTATCTATCTGAGCCGCAATTGCATACTGAAACAAATACACCGTATCAAGAATTAGTTATCGCTATTGATGATCACTCAGCAAAATCTAAAATAATTGCCGGGTATCTTATACTCATAATCAACCTGAGAGAAGGACTTTTTAGAGAACTCAATAAAAATAATATTGCACGAAGTTCTTATGAATCTATTCTTCTCAAAAAGAAAAAAGACGAATTAACTTACATTAATGACGTGAAATATGTTCCTAACTTTGCTCTAAGATTAAATACCAAAGTCGGTGCAGAAGAAATCCCTGGAAAGCGTATCGCACATTATGAAAAAGGAACCATCGAAGGGATTGATTATCGCGGGGAAAAAGTGATTGCATACATTTCCTATTTGCCTAGTTTAGATTGGTACCTTGTGGTAAAAGTAGATAAAAGAGAAATTCTGACCGAAACAAATAAAGTATTTTACATTTCCGCCGGCTCTGTTGTTTTAGCGCTCGTTCTCTTTGGAATTATTTTCGGAACAATTTGGAGAAAAGAGAAAATTGAACAGCTTCAAAAAGAACTAGAACTGCAGTTAGATAAAGCTGTTCTCTCTCAAAAGTATGAAACGCTAAGTAAACTTGCTAACGATGCAATCATCTTGATAGACGACAATTTAAAAATTGTTGAAGCAAACGATAAAGCGTTTGAGATGTATGGATTCAGTCAAATAGAACTCGAGAAACTACCCCTAATTTCAATTCACGCTATGGAAGTAAGATCGAGAGTTCAAGAAGTTCTGAAAAAGATCCGCACCGAAAATGGTTATGTTTACGAAACCATTCATATAAATAATCGAGGGGATTCTTTCTTTGTTGAAGTTTCTGCAAGATATATAGAAATAAATAGTAAAGAATATTTAATGCAGATTTGCCGAAATGTTGAAGAGAGAAAAAAAATTGAACTAGAACTTAGAAATGCAAAAGCAAAAGCGGAAGAATCCGATAAGTTAAAAGGTAACTTCCTAAGTATGATTTCTCATGAAGTACGTACACCATTGAATATTATACTTGGCGTAATTGACATCCTGAACTTAACAGTAAATAAAGCAATTCTGCCATCAAGGGACAATCTATTTGAAATGGTTCAAAGAAATAGTAAGCGCCTGATAACTTTGATCAGTGATATGATTGATATTTCGCGAATTCAATCAAATGATCTTTCATTGAATTTTGAAATTAGAAATGCTGAAACAATTCTGATGGAACTGAGAACTGAATTTGAAGCTGATGCTAAAATGAAAGGAATTCAAATCATCGAAAGATTCAACGCTCCAGAGAATTTCATTCGAATCGATGTAGAGAGATTCTATCAGGCCCTGAGAAACATTATTTCAAATGCTATTAAATTCACTCAACGGGGAGGAATAACTTTAATCACAGAAAATTATAAAGATGAAATTCATATTTCTATAAAAGATACTGGAATAGGCATCGCTCCTGAGTTTAAAAATTCTTTATTCAAATTCTTCAGACAGGCAGAAGAAGGTTATGGAAGAAATTATGAAGGTGCGGGACTTGGACTCGCAATAGCTAAAAAGTTTTTGGAGATGATGAATGGACGGATTGAAGTTCAAAGTGAAGTAAATGTTGGATCAACATTTACGATTATTTTGCCCAAGGTTAAATCAGAATTTCTATCTAAGTTTCAAGATAATGGTTCAGCAGAAGTTGTTAGCAAAAATTCAGTTCTAAAACCATCTGTTTTGATTGTTGATTCAAAAAAAGAGAGTGCTTTTACATTGGAAATTATCATGAACAAACTTGGAGTTGATTATTACGTTCTACCGGAAGCCACCAGCATATTTCAATTTATCAAGGATAAAAACATAGATGCACTGTTTATGAATTTAAATTACCATGGTAATATTGGTTATGAAAAGATTGTTGAATCTATACGAATGGATTTGAACTTAATTGATTTACCAATAATCGCAATTGCGGATGGTCCGGTCAATGGAAGCAGAGAAAGATTACTCGCTTGTGGATTCTCTTCAATAATTCACAAGCCTTTTACTATGGAAACCATCTCTAAAGTTCTTTACAAATACATAAGTAAAGATCTTACACACAGTTAA
- a CDS encoding PAS domain-containing sensor histidine kinase: MKAAELDIVKNFSDFFNSSNDLVFLIDKENNIIDLNEFAADYFFEAKVNLLSRNLTSLFDIQRDENEDLVIFSPLNSIDQTPLPGKIFHLKDGNKLLILDEVIDRKILFQRLLNHSPFGFIIFNKSGTIFYHNDQFIDLWGIKKEDLKDYNVFKDKLLESSGKLKLIQDAFDANNPVYTNGYFDQLMEKGRGYQIWLETLILPIFDSLGNIEKVALIHTDISDIKLAREEVKIAIDRADEANRLKNTFLANLSHEIRTPLNSIIGFSELITEFAKENLSDADIELLGTFKRGIGRLHKTLTQIMEISQIDSGSYPVALKPINIVESISGIIKSKQKEIEKKKLEILTSFEKNTIEVLADETALNNVLLNLIENAIKFTIRGSISIETKANVSNTILFCSIKDTGIGISPEYLDHIFEPFSQEKIGYSRPFEGNGLGLALTKRFLELMNGSITVESTKGVGTNFTFSISIH; this comes from the coding sequence ATGAAAGCAGCTGAACTCGATATTGTTAAAAACTTCTCTGATTTTTTTAATTCATCAAATGATTTGGTTTTTTTAATTGATAAAGAGAACAACATCATAGATTTGAATGAATTTGCCGCAGATTATTTCTTTGAAGCTAAAGTAAACCTTCTCTCCCGGAATCTTACTTCACTTTTTGATATCCAAAGAGATGAGAATGAAGATTTAGTTATTTTCTCACCTTTAAATTCAATTGACCAAACACCTCTCCCTGGAAAAATCTTTCACCTGAAGGATGGTAATAAATTACTTATCCTTGATGAAGTAATAGACAGAAAAATTTTATTTCAGAGGTTATTGAATCATTCTCCTTTCGGATTTATTATTTTTAATAAAAGTGGGACTATTTTTTATCACAATGATCAGTTCATTGACCTATGGGGAATCAAAAAAGAGGATTTGAAGGATTACAATGTATTTAAAGATAAACTTTTAGAATCTTCTGGGAAATTGAAACTTATTCAAGATGCATTTGATGCAAATAATCCAGTTTACACAAATGGGTATTTTGATCAATTAATGGAGAAAGGACGCGGTTATCAGATTTGGCTGGAGACATTAATACTGCCAATTTTCGATTCACTTGGAAATATTGAAAAAGTCGCTCTGATTCATACAGACATTAGCGATATAAAACTTGCCCGAGAAGAAGTTAAAATAGCAATTGACAGAGCAGATGAAGCAAACAGACTAAAAAATACTTTCTTAGCGAATTTATCGCATGAGATTCGAACGCCACTGAATTCCATTATTGGATTTAGTGAACTAATAACTGAATTTGCAAAAGAAAATTTATCCGATGCGGATATTGAATTACTCGGTACATTTAAGCGAGGTATTGGAAGACTTCATAAAACCCTTACGCAGATAATGGAGATTTCACAAATTGATTCAGGTAGTTATCCAGTTGCACTTAAACCAATAAATATCGTTGAAAGTATATCAGGTATAATTAAGTCTAAGCAAAAAGAAATTGAAAAAAAGAAACTTGAAATTCTTACTTCTTTCGAAAAGAACACGATAGAAGTTCTTGCGGATGAAACTGCTCTAAATAATGTACTTCTTAATTTAATCGAAAACGCGATCAAATTTACAATTAGAGGCAGCATCTCAATCGAAACAAAAGCTAATGTTTCAAACACAATTCTGTTCTGTTCTATTAAAGACACTGGTATCGGAATATCACCGGAATATTTAGATCATATATTTGAACCTTTTAGTCAAGAAAAGATTGGATACTCACGACCTTTTGAAGGGAATGGTTTAGGATTGGCTTTAACAAAAAGATTCTTAGAATTAATGAACGGAAGTATTACTGTTGAGAGTACTAAGGGGGTTGGTACCAATTTTACTTTTTCTATTTCGATTCATTGA
- a CDS encoding tetratricopeptide repeat protein codes for MTKTINFIEAIFEISMRYCGEEAIEELREILSHAEKYENELVNKSNKINFDVIDQTPQVRVLTYFDNLISYAEKHLREIDYLSYLEEVGEICISAGEMVFAKEVFDILLFESGKSAKFALLTAQSYLKRAEVFSRQANWKHAESDLTKAKKIFSEKKDKKGLARVSNLYGSIYAERGKIKLAKKHYEDALKVFTKTKDSIWIGTVEMNLGILQTIQGSWDVAFTHFKRSLTAFEKLSDMKRLAEIRHNMGMLFKNRGELDSAITEFDRSMEYSFAAKYLPTIGLSYLAKGDIYAKMEDYTLAMEFCNKAMQIFYKIMDRLSLADTYKVKGIIQRDTSNLEIAESYFLTSLRINEENENILNYAETSYEIGLLYRKWKKSDLAIKYLKLAKKFFALIGAKEDSAKVELILERL; via the coding sequence ATGACCAAAACTATAAATTTTATAGAAGCGATCTTCGAAATATCAATGAGGTATTGCGGGGAAGAAGCAATTGAGGAGCTTAGAGAAATATTAAGTCATGCCGAAAAGTATGAGAATGAATTAGTTAATAAAAGTAATAAGATCAATTTTGATGTTATAGATCAAACTCCACAAGTTAGAGTTCTCACCTATTTTGATAATCTCATAAGCTATGCAGAGAAGCATCTGCGCGAAATTGATTATCTTAGTTACCTTGAAGAGGTTGGGGAAATATGCATTAGCGCCGGGGAAATGGTTTTCGCCAAAGAAGTTTTCGATATTCTACTTTTCGAAAGCGGCAAATCAGCGAAGTTTGCATTGCTTACAGCTCAGTCGTATTTGAAAAGAGCTGAAGTATTTTCCAGACAAGCTAATTGGAAACATGCCGAATCTGACCTGACGAAAGCAAAGAAAATTTTCTCCGAAAAGAAGGACAAAAAAGGTTTAGCAAGGGTTTCAAATCTTTATGGCAGCATCTATGCCGAAAGAGGAAAAATAAAACTCGCTAAAAAACACTATGAAGATGCACTCAAAGTCTTCACAAAAACCAAAGATTCAATTTGGATCGGTACAGTCGAAATGAATCTTGGTATCCTTCAGACTATTCAAGGAAGCTGGGATGTAGCATTCACTCATTTCAAAAGATCTTTAACAGCTTTTGAAAAATTGAGTGACATGAAGAGATTAGCAGAAATTCGTCATAATATGGGAATGTTATTCAAGAATCGCGGTGAACTTGATTCAGCTATTACCGAATTCGATAGAAGTATGGAGTATTCTTTCGCGGCAAAATATTTACCCACAATCGGGTTGTCGTATCTTGCAAAGGGAGATATTTATGCTAAAATGGAAGACTATACACTCGCTATGGAATTTTGTAATAAAGCTATGCAGATTTTTTACAAGATCATGGACAGATTAAGTTTGGCTGATACCTATAAAGTTAAAGGGATTATTCAGCGAGACACCTCCAATCTTGAAATTGCAGAATCATATTTCCTGACGAGTCTGCGAATCAATGAGGAAAACGAAAACATTCTTAATTATGCAGAAACATCTTATGAAATAGGACTTTTGTATCGTAAGTGGAAAAAGTCTGATTTGGCGATCAAATATCTGAAATTGGCTAAGAAGTTCTTCGCTCTAATCGGCGCTAAAGAAGACTCTGCAAAAGTTGAATTGATTTTAGAAAGATTGTAA